One Thiocapsa sp. genomic window, AGGGACTGATGCGTTGCTGTCGGGCTAAAGCCCGACTCACAATCGGCTTAATCCACAGTCGGCTTAATCCAGCGCCCGTCCCTCGCCGGCCTCCTCGTGCGTGCGCCCGTCGCGGATGTGATAGATACGCCGGAAGGTCGGGATGATCTTCTCGTCGTGGGTAACGACGATGACGGCGGTCCGATATTGCAGGGCCATGCGGTTGAGGATACGGATGACGCCGAGGGCGCGCTCGCTGTCGAGCGGCGCGGTGGGCTCGTCGGCGAGGATCACCGGCGGGCGGTTCACCAGGGCACGGGCAATGGCGACACGCTGTTGCTCCCCGCCGGAGAGCTGCGAGGGCATGGCGCGGGCGCGATGCTCGACATCCAGCGCCGCAAGCAACTCGCGCGCCCGCTCGCGCGACTCGCCGTTGGGACGGCCCGCGAGCATCGGCAGCAGGGCGACGTTGTCGGTGACGTCAAGGAAGGGGATGAGGTAGGGCGCCTGGAAGACGAAGCCGATCTTGTCCCGACGCAAGGCGCGCAGATCCCGGATGCGCCAGCCGTTGTCGTAGATGGGTTTATCGCCCAGGATCATGCGCCCGCCGGTGGGCTCGATCACGGCACCCAAACACTTGAGAAGGGTGCTCTTGCCGGACCCCGAGGGCCCGACGAGTCCGACCACCTCGCCCGGGGCGACGGCCATGTCGACACCCTTGAGCGCGTCCACCGCGGTGTCGCCGCTGCCGTAGCGCTTGCGCAGCCCCTCGATGCGAATGCCTTGGGTGTCGTCAGCCACCGATGGCCTCCGCGGGGTCGACCCGCAGCGCGGCGCGGATGGCGACCAGGCTCGCCAGCACGCAGATGATCACCACGACCAGAAAACCGCGTGCG contains:
- a CDS encoding ABC transporter ATP-binding protein → MADDTQGIRIEGLRKRYGSGDTAVDALKGVDMAVAPGEVVGLVGPSGSGKSTLLKCLGAVIEPTGGRMILGDKPIYDNGWRIRDLRALRRDKIGFVFQAPYLIPFLDVTDNVALLPMLAGRPNGESRERARELLAALDVEHRARAMPSQLSGGEQQRVAIARALVNRPPVILADEPTAPLDSERALGVIRILNRMALQYRTAVIVVTHDEKIIPTFRRIYHIRDGRTHEEAGEGRALD